The following are from one region of the Chanos chanos chromosome 10, fChaCha1.1, whole genome shotgun sequence genome:
- the fap gene encoding prolyl endopeptidase FAP yields MVCKEVALFPNNGLGRRILAVVGVVVVIIVICILAVCLRQDSGPKRKFTMADYYNDTIRYKTYNLRWISDNEYLHETKEGNVFLHNVETKEISEFLSNTTTAQVEATHYLVSSDRKFICLESNYTKKWRRSFTASYTIYDLQSKSFVTPSHFPQVIQYLSWAPLGNTLVYVWEYNIYLKTSATADPIQLTHNGEANKILNGIPDWVYEEEVLASNKAIWWSPRGTRLAYAELNDTEVQTIEYSVYGNGQYPKTVHLPYPKAGSTVPKVKLFVIEISNPSSRSEVVVPASFGGSDHYMSSVTWVTEQRIAVQWLTRRQDHVLLQIYDFNGNSWTEAMKFEQKSKTGWVGQYAPLPPFFAEDKISFYKVMSDARGYKHIHYVNGGKAVPITSGNWEVIYISQVTKDAIYYVSNEYLGRPGQRNLYKISIGSDSYSPQCLTCSLHPDRCQYNSAYFSYDASYYRFDCYGPGLPLFILMDNRGTGKEIQVLEDNKILESILTEFQMPTIRHGTIKLAGFDLWYQMMLPPNFDASKKYPLLIYVYGGPCSQTVDYSFRLDWSLYLASSENIIVASFDGRGSGYQGDSIMHSIYERLGTYEVEDQIWAVRKFIEMGFIDTERIAIWGWSYGGYVTSMALGAGTGLFKCGIAVAPVAKWEYYDAVYTERYMHRPEENVDGYKNSTVTGRAKNFKSVEYLLVHGTADDNVHFQQAAQISKALVEERIDFEAMWYTDKDHSLSGNARYHLYTHLTHFIQKCFAQPK; encoded by the exons ACAATGAAtacctacatgaaacaaaagaagGCAATGTTTTCCTTCATAATGTGGAAACCAAGGAGATCTCTGAATTCCTGagcaacacaacaaca gcCCAAGTGGAAGCCACGCATTATCTGGTGTCTTCTGATCgaaaatttatttgtttggaaaGCAACTACACAAAG AAATGGCGGAGGTCCTTCACTGCTTCGTATACCATCTATGATTTGCAATCCAA GAGCTTTGTCACACCCTCACACTTTCCACAAGTGATACAGTACTTGTCATGGGCACCATTAGGAAATACACTG GTATATGTTTGGGAGTATAACATCTATCTGAAAACCAGTGCCACGGCTGATCCCATTCAGCTTACACACAACGGAGAAGCCAACAAGATTCTCAATGGGATCCCTGATTGGGTGTATGAGG AGGAAGTCTTAGCATCAAACAAGGCTATATGGTGGTCCCCCAGGGGCACACGCCTGGCCTATGCAGAGTTAAATGACACAGAAGTCCAGACCATAGAGTATTCGGTGTATGGAAATGGACAGTACCCCAAAACTGTTCATCTGCCCTACCCTAAG GCTGGATCCACAGTTCCCAAAGTGAAGCTATTTGTCATTGAAATTTCGAATCCATCGAGTCGCTCAGAGGTTGTTGTGCCAGCATCTTTTGGAGGAAG TGATCATTACATGAGCTCAGTGACATGGGTGACAGAGCAGCGTATTGCGGTCCAATGGCTGACACGCAGACAAGACCACGTCCTCTTACAGATCTACGACTTCAATGGGAACAGCTGGACTGAGGCTATG aaatTTGAGCAAAAGAGCAAGACTGGTTGGGTGGGACAG TATGCCCCTCTCCCTCCATTCTTCGCTGAAGACAAAATCAGTTTTTACAAAGTGATGAGTGACGCTCGTGGCTACAAACACATCCATTATGTGAATGGA GGCAAAGCTGTGCCTATAACCTCAGGAAACTGGGAAGTCATATACATTTCACAGGTCACCAAAGATGCCAT ATACTATGTCAGTAATGAATACCTGGGAAGACCTGGGCAGAGAAATCTTTACAA GATATCAATTGGCAGTGACTCCTACTCTCCGCAGTGTTTGACTTGCTCACTGCACCCAGACAGGTGTCAGTACAACTCAGCTTATTTCAGCTACGATGCCTCGTATTACCGATTCGACTGCTATG GGCCTGGATTACCTTTGTTTATACTTATGGATAACAGGGGGACTGGAAAAG AAATTCAGGTTCTTGAGGACAACAAAATACTGGAGAGCATTCTGACAGAATTTCAAATGCCAACCATACGTCATGGTACCATAAAGCTAGCAGGATTTG ATTTGTGGTACCAGATGATGTTGCCTCCTAACTTTGACGCATCCAAAAAATATCCTCTTCTTATTTATGT ATATGGGGGGCCGTGCAGTCAGACAGTGGATTATTCGTTCAGACTTGACTGGTCGTTATACCTGGCCAGCTCTGAGAACATCATCGTTGCCAGTTTCGATGGAAGGGGTAGTGGTTACCAAGGTGACAGCATAATGCACTCCATCTACGAGCGGCTGGGGACGTATGAAGTGGAAGATCAGATCTGGGCAGTGAG GAAATTCATTGAAATGGGCTTCATAGACACTGAGAGAATTGCTATTTGGGGTTGG TCTTATGGAGGCTATGTGACGTCCATGGCACTGGGCGCAGGAACCGGACTGTTTAAGTGTGGAATCGCTGTGGCTCCAGTAGCTAAATGGGAGTATTATG ATGCAGTTTATACTGAGAGATACATGCATCGACCTGAGGAGAATGTTGATGGATACAAA AATTCCACAGTGACAGGAAGAGCAAAGAATTTCAAGTCAGTGGAGTATCTTCTGGTCCATGGGACAGCAGATG ACAACGTCCATTTCCAACAAGCTGCTCAAATCTCAAAGGCCCTGGTAGAGGAACGAATTGATTTTGAGGCAATG TGGTACACAGATAAGGACCATAGTCTGTCAGGCAATGCCCGCTACCACCTTTACACCCACTTGACTCATTTCATTCAGAAGTGCTTTGCCCAACCCAAATAA
- the gcgb gene encoding glucagon b, producing the protein MKASPSVAGLLLLIIVQGSWQIPAQDTDDNSSLMTDDTMFSDPREMSNMKRHSEGTFSNDYSKYLETRRAQDFVQWLMNSKRSGGPTRRHADGTFTSDVSSYLQDQAAKEFVSWLKTGRGRRE; encoded by the exons ATGAAAGCATCTCCCTCTGTGGCCGGACTGCTGCTCCTGATCATTGTACAGGGCAGTTGGCAGATTCCAGCCCAGGACACAGATGACAACTCCAG TCTAATGACAGATGACACAATGTTTAGCGACCCACGGGAAATGTCAAACATGAAGAGACACTCCGAAGGCACATTCTCAAACGACTACAGCAAATATCTAGAGACAAGGAGAGCACAAGACTTTGTTCAGTGGTTAATGAACTCCAAGAGGAGTGG TGGACCAACCCGCCGACACGCAGACGGCACTTTCACCAGCGATGTGAGCTCGTATCTGCAGGACCAGGCGGCTAAAGAGTTTGTGTCCTGGCTAAAGACTGGCAGGGGCAGGAGAGAGTGA